The Methylobacterium currus genome contains a region encoding:
- a CDS encoding HepT-like ribonuclease domain-containing protein, which yields MASSLRSPDGDAERHFMETLRTRYEQAGFAVQVEPAPDQLPDFMGGYRSDAVARTHGQNVAIDVRRGPGPSEPPLPAIRRLFDGHPDWRLHVAFVASDPLRAITVPRADPARIRAHAAEIQALSAAGHRQPAFIMAWSLLEAALRAYSEDADGDHSPGTVVQALATKGVIEPETERALRSLIALRNRIVHGDLAADPRSDDVALVLAAVDAALSEEPSHS from the coding sequence ATGGCTTCATCCTTGCGATCTCCTGATGGTGACGCCGAGCGGCACTTCATGGAGACCTTGCGCACGCGCTACGAGCAGGCCGGCTTCGCCGTCCAGGTCGAGCCGGCGCCCGATCAGCTGCCTGACTTCATGGGAGGCTATCGGTCCGATGCCGTGGCCCGGACGCACGGACAGAACGTCGCCATCGATGTGAGGCGAGGGCCGGGCCCGTCCGAGCCGCCGCTGCCGGCCATCCGCCGGCTGTTCGACGGTCACCCCGACTGGCGTCTCCACGTCGCCTTCGTGGCGAGCGACCCGCTCCGGGCGATCACGGTCCCCCGGGCCGATCCAGCGAGGATCCGCGCACACGCCGCGGAGATCCAGGCGCTCTCCGCTGCGGGCCACCGTCAGCCCGCCTTCATCATGGCCTGGTCCCTGCTGGAGGCGGCGTTGCGGGCGTATAGCGAGGACGCCGACGGTGACCATTCACCCGGTACCGTCGTGCAAGCCCTGGCCACGAAGGGGGTGATCGAGCCGGAGACGGAGCGTGCCTTGAGATCCCTGATTGCGCTGCGGAACCGCATCGTGCACGGCGACCTCGCGGCCGATCCCAGGTCGGACGACGTCGCGCTCGTCCTCGCGGCGGTCGACGCGGCGTTGAGCGAGGAGCCATCCCACTCGTGA
- a CDS encoding HD domain-containing protein: MTPDDLAGTLDFLQRAEALKSTLRSGYAASGRQESTAEHTWRLCLMVMVLADGVEGIDALKLFKMCLVHDLGEAVGGDIPATDPRAADKTAQERRDLQALTAPLPPTRRDEILSLWEEYEAGTSPEAILAKGFDKLETILQHNQGRNPPGFDYAFNLVYGAKHTARHPLTAAIRAVLDEGTRARMADRVD; the protein is encoded by the coding sequence GTGACCCCGGACGATCTCGCCGGCACGCTCGATTTCCTGCAGCGCGCCGAAGCCCTCAAGAGCACCCTGCGGAGTGGCTACGCCGCCTCCGGCCGGCAGGAGAGCACGGCCGAGCATACCTGGCGGCTCTGCCTGATGGTGATGGTGCTGGCGGACGGCGTCGAGGGGATCGACGCGCTCAAGCTGTTCAAGATGTGCCTCGTCCATGACCTCGGCGAGGCGGTCGGCGGCGACATTCCGGCGACCGATCCCCGCGCGGCGGACAAGACCGCGCAGGAGCGGCGCGATCTCCAGGCCCTCACCGCGCCGCTGCCCCCGACGCGCCGGGACGAGATCCTGAGCTTGTGGGAGGAATACGAGGCCGGCACCTCGCCGGAAGCGATCCTTGCCAAGGGCTTCGACAAGCTGGAGACGATCCTCCAGCACAACCAGGGCCGCAACCCGCCGGGCTTCGACTACGCCTTCAACCTCGTCTACGGCGCCAAGCACACCGCCCGCCACCCGCTGACGGCGGCGATTCGGGCCGTGCTGGACGAGGGCACGCGGGCGCGCATGGCCGATCGCGTGGACTAG
- a CDS encoding aspartate/glutamate racemase family protein: MPRIACLHTIDSNAAVFDEALRATGLTGVSLRHTVRADLLAAAERAGRLTPEIAAETVAVLRGLCAEADAVLLTCSTLGPAAEQAAPDAPVPVLRVDAALAAEAVKEGGRVVVLCAVATTVEPTRRLFEAAARATGAEVSVQVVPGAWEAFKAGDPDRYRTLVARAAGAAREDGATQVALAQASMAGAAALLPEDIRPLTSPTVGLAAAATASRAG; this comes from the coding sequence ATGCCCCGCATCGCCTGCCTTCACACGATCGACAGCAATGCGGCCGTCTTCGACGAGGCCTTGCGGGCGACCGGACTGACCGGCGTCAGCCTGCGCCACACCGTGCGCGCCGACCTGCTCGCCGCCGCCGAGCGCGCGGGGCGGCTCACGCCCGAGATCGCGGCCGAGACCGTCGCGGTCCTGCGCGGCCTGTGCGCCGAGGCCGATGCGGTCCTGCTGACCTGCTCGACCCTGGGACCGGCCGCGGAGCAGGCAGCCCCCGACGCTCCGGTTCCGGTCCTACGGGTCGATGCGGCGCTCGCCGCCGAGGCGGTCAAGGAGGGTGGCCGAGTGGTGGTGCTCTGCGCCGTCGCGACGACGGTCGAGCCGACCCGGCGCCTCTTCGAGGCGGCCGCGCGGGCCACGGGCGCGGAGGTGAGCGTGCAGGTGGTCCCGGGGGCCTGGGAGGCGTTCAAGGCGGGCGACCCGGACCGCTACCGGACGCTGGTCGCCCGCGCCGCCGGCGCCGCGCGGGAAGACGGAGCGACGCAGGTCGCCCTGGCGCAGGCCTCGATGGCCGGTGCGGCCGCCCTGCTTCCCGAGGACATCCGCCCCCTTACCAGCCCGACTGTCGGCCTCGCGGCGGCGGCGACCGCGTCCCGCGCCGGATAG
- the ybaK gene encoding Cys-tRNA(Pro) deacylase, with product MSKTTRATQALTRAGIPHSVHAYEYDPEATRIGLQAAEAIGVPPDEVFKTLMAAVDGKPVCVLVPSDREVSLKKLAAAFKGKAAAMMRPADAERLTGYHVGGISPLGQKRAVPTLVDASALAHPEIFVNGGQRGLQLRVKPDDLVRVLQARTEAVT from the coding sequence ATGTCGAAGACGACCCGCGCCACTCAAGCCCTCACCCGCGCCGGCATCCCGCACAGTGTCCACGCCTACGAGTATGACCCGGAGGCGACCCGCATCGGCCTCCAGGCGGCGGAGGCGATCGGTGTGCCGCCGGACGAGGTGTTCAAGACCCTGATGGCCGCGGTGGACGGCAAGCCGGTCTGCGTGCTGGTGCCCTCCGATCGGGAGGTGTCGCTGAAGAAGCTCGCCGCCGCCTTCAAGGGCAAGGCCGCCGCGATGATGCGCCCGGCCGATGCCGAGCGGCTGACCGGCTACCATGTCGGCGGCATCAGTCCGCTGGGGCAGAAGCGGGCGGTGCCGACCCTGGTCGACGCGTCCGCCCTCGCCCACCCGGAGATTTTCGTGAATGGCGGCCAGCGCGGGCTGCAGCTGCGCGTGAAGCCCGACGACCTCGTGCGCGTGCTCCAGGCCCGGACCGAGGCCGTGACCTGA
- the bla gene encoding class A beta-lactamase, which translates to MSYPALLQPGLTRRAALIGAALAACAGRSASAAEDAAARLAQLERRDGGMLGVEVRDTATGRRFGHRADERFPLCSTFKAVAAAAVLARADEGQDDLNRRITYGSDAVLSYAPVTGKHVETGMTLAELCAAAVVWSDNTAANLMLDTLGGPAGITAFARAHGDMVTRLDRTEPTLNTAIPGDVRDTTSPAAMVGLLDNILLGRALSARSRARLIGWMQDSPTGLKRVRAGLPEGWRTADKTGTGDNGTANVVALIHRPDGAPILAAVYLTGSPAEPAARDALHAEIGRLIARSLPGA; encoded by the coding sequence ATGTCTTACCCCGCCCTTCTTCAGCCCGGCCTCACCCGCCGCGCCGCGCTGATCGGTGCGGCGCTCGCCGCCTGCGCCGGTCGGAGCGCGTCGGCGGCAGAGGATGCGGCGGCCCGGCTGGCGCAGCTGGAGCGGCGCGACGGCGGCATGCTCGGCGTCGAGGTGCGCGACACCGCCACCGGCCGCCGCTTCGGTCACCGGGCCGACGAGCGCTTCCCGCTATGCAGCACCTTCAAGGCGGTCGCCGCCGCCGCGGTGCTGGCCCGCGCCGACGAAGGCCAGGACGACCTGAACCGCCGGATCACCTACGGCAGCGACGCCGTCCTCAGCTATGCCCCGGTCACGGGCAAGCATGTCGAGACCGGCATGACCCTCGCCGAGCTCTGCGCCGCCGCCGTGGTGTGGAGCGACAACACCGCCGCCAACCTGATGCTCGACACGCTCGGCGGCCCGGCGGGGATCACCGCCTTCGCGCGCGCCCACGGCGACATGGTCACCCGCCTCGACCGCACCGAGCCGACGCTCAACACCGCGATCCCCGGCGACGTCCGCGACACCACCAGCCCGGCGGCGATGGTCGGCCTCCTGGACAACATCCTCCTCGGCCGGGCCCTGTCGGCGAGATCGCGCGCCCGGCTGATCGGCTGGATGCAGGACAGCCCGACCGGCCTGAAGCGCGTGCGTGCCGGCCTGCCGGAGGGATGGCGGACCGCGGACAAGACCGGCACCGGCGACAACGGCACCGCCAACGTGGTGGCGCTGATTCACCGGCCGGACGGTGCGCCGATCCTCGCGGCGGTGTATCTCACCGGATCACCGGCCGAGCCCGCCGCGCGCGACGCCCTGCATGCCGAGATCGGCCGGCTGATCGCCCGGAGCCTGCCGGGCGCCTGA
- a CDS encoding ferritin-like domain-containing protein codes for MAEDARSLYVTALKNTHALELQALQIMERQVERLERYPDMEAALRRHITETHGQRDRLDEALAAMSESPSALKEGVLGFMGNMAALAHSPAQDEILKNAFANRAFENYEAAAYDALITLAEAAGQGARLPAFEMSLKEELAMAQTMADLVRPTTRRYLELTLGGGKADR; via the coding sequence ATGGCCGAGGACGCCCGTTCGCTGTACGTGACCGCGCTGAAGAACACCCACGCGCTCGAATTGCAGGCGCTCCAGATCATGGAGCGACAGGTCGAGCGTCTGGAGCGCTACCCCGACATGGAGGCGGCCCTGCGCCGCCACATCACCGAGACGCACGGCCAGCGCGACCGGCTCGACGAGGCCCTGGCGGCGATGTCCGAGAGCCCGTCGGCCCTCAAGGAGGGCGTGCTCGGCTTCATGGGCAACATGGCGGCGCTCGCCCATAGCCCGGCCCAGGACGAAATCCTGAAGAACGCCTTCGCCAACCGCGCCTTCGAGAATTACGAGGCGGCAGCCTACGACGCGTTGATCACGCTAGCCGAGGCCGCCGGCCAGGGTGCCCGGCTGCCGGCCTTCGAGATGTCGCTGAAGGAGGAGCTGGCGATGGCCCAGACGATGGCCGATCTCGTGCGCCCGACGACGCGCCGCTACCTCGAACTGACCCTCGGCGGCGGCAAGGCCGACCGATAG
- a CDS encoding aspartate/glutamate racemase family protein: protein MTRLGMLTPSSNTRLEPATADLLHDVPEITAHFSRFRVTEITLSAAGLGQFDEAPILNAAALLADAKVDAIAWNGTSAAWLGFARDEALCARITETTGIPAATAVLGFREAFTRAGIRRVGLVTPYTGDVQAKIQANWAAAGFDCGAERHCGLSDNFSFAEVKEEEVAAMARAVAAEGAEAVAIVCTNMAGAAMAVDLEAELGIPVFDSIAVTLWASLRAAGTDPGRIAGRGGLFKL, encoded by the coding sequence ATGACCCGGCTCGGGATGCTGACCCCGTCGTCGAACACCCGGCTCGAGCCGGCGACGGCCGACCTGCTGCACGACGTGCCGGAGATCACCGCGCATTTCTCGCGCTTCCGCGTCACCGAGATCACCCTCTCGGCGGCGGGGCTCGGGCAGTTCGACGAGGCGCCGATCCTGAACGCGGCCGCGCTCCTCGCCGACGCCAAGGTGGACGCGATCGCCTGGAACGGCACCTCGGCGGCCTGGCTGGGTTTCGCCCGCGACGAGGCCCTGTGCGCCCGGATCACCGAGACCACCGGCATCCCGGCGGCGACCGCGGTGCTGGGCTTTCGCGAGGCCTTCACCCGCGCAGGGATCCGGCGCGTGGGCCTCGTCACGCCCTATACGGGCGACGTCCAGGCGAAGATCCAGGCGAATTGGGCCGCGGCCGGGTTCGACTGTGGCGCCGAGCGCCATTGCGGGCTGTCCGACAACTTCTCCTTCGCGGAGGTGAAGGAGGAAGAGGTCGCCGCCATGGCCCGGGCGGTCGCCGCGGAGGGCGCGGAGGCGGTGGCGATCGTCTGCACCAACATGGCGGGGGCGGCGATGGCCGTGGACCTCGAGGCCGAGCTCGGCATCCCGGTCTTCGATTCGATCGCCGTCACCCTGTGGGCGTCCTTGCGCGCCGCCGGCACCGATCCCGGCCGGATCGCCGGCCGGGGCGGGTTGTTCAAACTCTGA
- a CDS encoding ABC transporter ATP-binding protein, producing the protein MSAIDLADVQKVFRDRDGRDLVAVDRTRATIEAGEFVCLLGPSGCGKSTLLNMIAGFEAPSAGEVRVAGRRVERPGADRGVVFQQPTLMPWLTVIDNVAFHLKLMGVAKRERHERAKTYIDLVGLTGFERHYPAELSGGMSQRVGIARALLMNPAVILMDEPFAALDAQTKIEMQEELVTIWQRVGATVVFVTHSVDEALVLGNRIAVMSRRPGRIREFIPFDLARPRDVTSPDFNDMKRRILGLIREESSRKVAA; encoded by the coding sequence ATGAGCGCGATCGACCTCGCCGACGTCCAGAAAGTGTTTCGCGACCGCGACGGGCGCGACCTCGTGGCGGTCGACCGCACCCGGGCCACGATCGAGGCGGGCGAGTTCGTCTGCCTGCTCGGCCCCTCGGGCTGCGGCAAGTCCACCCTGCTCAACATGATCGCGGGCTTCGAGGCCCCGAGTGCCGGCGAGGTCCGGGTGGCGGGAAGGCGGGTCGAGCGGCCCGGGGCCGATCGCGGCGTGGTGTTCCAGCAGCCGACGCTGATGCCCTGGCTGACCGTGATCGACAACGTCGCCTTCCACCTCAAGCTCATGGGCGTGGCGAAACGTGAGCGGCACGAGCGGGCCAAGACCTATATCGACCTCGTCGGCCTCACCGGCTTCGAGCGGCACTACCCGGCGGAGCTGTCGGGCGGCATGAGCCAGCGGGTCGGCATCGCCCGGGCGCTGCTGATGAACCCGGCGGTGATCCTGATGGACGAGCCCTTCGCGGCGCTCGACGCCCAGACCAAGATCGAGATGCAGGAGGAGCTGGTCACGATCTGGCAGCGGGTCGGCGCCACGGTGGTGTTCGTCACCCACTCGGTCGACGAGGCCTTGGTGCTCGGCAACCGCATCGCCGTGATGAGCCGTCGTCCGGGCCGCATCCGCGAGTTCATCCCCTTCGATCTGGCCAGGCCGCGGGACGTGACGAGCCCGGACTTCAACGACATGAAGCGCCGGATCCTCGGGCTGATCCGCGAGGAATCGAGCCGGAAGGTCGCGGCGTGA
- a CDS encoding ABC transporter permease codes for MASVTETAPLTPATAAPARRLPRRLVAFVERAALPLLLVAGWEAFARSGALPAALLPAPTAVLHALGDWLLGLDESTQTYSGHWVPDALASLTRVAAGYAIAAVSAILLGIAIGWWRLVERTVEPTLQMLRPIPPVSWIPLAIIWFGIADKPAIFLVFLGAFFPVLMNTIHGVRGVDRNLIRAGAMMGASERQLLTDIVLPAALPSIFSGLRIAIGSAWMLTVTAEMVAVKSGLGYVLWDSYYFLRYDIVLAAMISIGLLGYLSDLGLKALMASVLHWQKGTTVQGR; via the coding sequence ATGGCCTCGGTTACTGAGACCGCGCCGCTCACCCCCGCGACGGCGGCTCCCGCCCGCCGGCTCCCCCGGCGCCTCGTCGCCTTCGTCGAGCGGGCGGCCCTGCCGCTCCTCCTCGTCGCCGGCTGGGAGGCCTTCGCCCGCTCCGGCGCCCTGCCGGCGGCCCTGCTGCCGGCCCCGACCGCCGTGCTGCACGCCCTCGGGGACTGGCTGCTCGGCCTCGACGAGAGCACCCAGACCTATTCCGGCCATTGGGTGCCCGACGCGCTGGCGAGCCTGACCCGGGTCGCCGCCGGCTACGCCATCGCGGCCGTCTCGGCCATTCTCCTCGGAATCGCCATCGGCTGGTGGCGGCTGGTGGAACGCACCGTCGAGCCGACCCTGCAGATGCTGCGGCCGATCCCGCCGGTCTCGTGGATCCCGCTCGCCATCATCTGGTTCGGCATCGCCGACAAGCCGGCGATCTTCCTGGTCTTCCTCGGGGCGTTCTTCCCCGTGCTGATGAACACCATCCACGGCGTGCGCGGGGTCGACCGCAACCTGATCCGGGCCGGCGCGATGATGGGCGCCTCCGAGCGCCAGCTCCTCACCGACATCGTGCTGCCGGCCGCCCTGCCGTCGATCTTCTCCGGGCTCCGCATCGCGATCGGCTCGGCCTGGATGCTGACGGTGACCGCCGAGATGGTCGCGGTGAAGAGCGGCCTCGGCTACGTGCTGTGGGATTCCTACTACTTCCTGCGCTACGACATCGTGCTCGCCGCGATGATCTCGATCGGCCTGCTCGGGTATCTGTCCGATCTCGGCCTCAAGGCGCTGATGGCGTCGGTGCTGCACTGGCAGAAGGGAACGACGGTGCAGGGGCGGTGA
- a CDS encoding ABC transporter substrate-binding protein, giving the protein MRRHLGPLLAAALWSFSSGSLSPASAQEAPVKVGYAKCAHCLPVALLPGFAKGATIDATGFNSGNDVLTALIAKSLDVAQVTYLHYVTALDKGFDIVAVAGEVNGGSECLSSKALNLKADDWAGFKAAIEKAKAAGTPLKVAASRGNAQDIHMRGAFLKQGINPNKDVQFVNIPNPSDHLAAMQRGEIDMVCSVEPFASQIRMAGAAAHFVLPYDQAAGNLTNLIVTRSDVIARNRAAVQAVVDADVALVDKLKADKGVWVDVINQKTGLSKEVAAAAITNAEPDYRMHRAKTLAIAAMMRDLKYISRDVSADVEKHMDFSFLETATKKTRDGLGY; this is encoded by the coding sequence ATGCGCCGCCACCTCGGCCCCCTGCTGGCCGCCGCCCTCTGGTCCTTCTCGTCCGGGTCCCTCTCGCCCGCTTCGGCGCAGGAGGCACCGGTGAAGGTCGGCTATGCGAAATGCGCCCATTGCCTGCCGGTCGCCCTGCTGCCGGGCTTCGCCAAAGGGGCGACGATCGACGCCACCGGCTTCAATTCCGGCAACGACGTGCTGACGGCGCTGATCGCCAAGAGCCTCGACGTGGCGCAGGTCACCTATCTCCACTACGTCACCGCCCTCGACAAAGGCTTCGACATCGTGGCGGTGGCCGGCGAGGTGAATGGCGGCTCGGAGTGCCTGTCGTCCAAGGCGCTGAACCTGAAGGCCGACGACTGGGCCGGGTTCAAGGCCGCCATCGAGAAGGCGAAGGCGGCGGGCACGCCGCTCAAGGTCGCGGCCTCCCGCGGCAACGCGCAGGACATCCACATGCGCGGCGCCTTCCTCAAGCAGGGCATCAACCCGAACAAGGACGTGCAGTTCGTCAACATCCCGAACCCGTCCGACCACCTAGCGGCGATGCAGCGGGGCGAGATCGACATGGTCTGCTCGGTCGAGCCCTTCGCCTCGCAGATCCGCATGGCGGGCGCCGCCGCGCATTTCGTGCTGCCCTACGACCAGGCCGCCGGCAACCTCACCAACCTCATCGTCACCCGCTCGGACGTGATCGCCCGGAACCGCGCCGCCGTGCAGGCGGTGGTCGATGCCGACGTGGCGCTGGTGGACAAGCTGAAGGCCGACAAGGGCGTCTGGGTCGACGTCATCAACCAGAAGACCGGCCTGTCGAAGGAGGTCGCCGCCGCGGCGATCACCAACGCCGAGCCGGATTACCGGATGCACCGCGCCAAGACCCTGGCGATCGCCGCGATGATGCGGGACCTCAAGTATATCAGCCGCGACGTCTCGGCCGACGTGGAGAAGCACATGGACTTCTCGTTCCTGGAGACCGCCACCAAGAAGACCCGCGATGGCCTCGGTTACTGA
- a CDS encoding GntR family transcriptional regulator — protein sequence MDPVRRPRGRPRKPVLLDSAGLGPRRGLHDQAAERLRGLIVDGTLPAGAALVETELSAALGISRTPLREALKLLAVEGLVELRPNRSPRVAELRPDAVTELFEAIAAIERAAAELASSRITPTELERLRRYQSEMEAHHAAGDLGPYFALNQQIHALIVASARNAPLREAHEALHARAEIARRRALDSRSRWDESVAEHRAILAALEARDAAGAGRLLADHVGHTGTALLAGLTRPDAA from the coding sequence ATGGACCCGGTCCGGCGCCCGCGCGGGCGCCCGCGCAAGCCCGTGCTGCTGGACTCCGCCGGCCTCGGGCCCCGGCGCGGCCTGCACGATCAGGCGGCGGAGCGCCTGCGCGGGCTGATCGTCGACGGCACGCTGCCGGCCGGCGCCGCTCTGGTCGAGACCGAGCTGTCGGCGGCGCTTGGCATCTCCCGCACGCCGTTGCGCGAGGCGCTGAAGCTGCTCGCCGTCGAGGGTCTGGTGGAGCTGCGCCCCAACCGTTCGCCCCGGGTGGCGGAGCTGCGACCGGACGCCGTGACCGAACTGTTCGAGGCGATCGCCGCCATCGAGCGGGCAGCGGCGGAGCTGGCGTCCTCACGCATCACCCCGACGGAGCTGGAACGGCTGCGCCGCTACCAGTCCGAGATGGAGGCGCACCACGCCGCCGGGGATCTCGGCCCCTACTTCGCCCTCAACCAGCAGATCCACGCCCTGATCGTGGCTTCCGCCCGCAACGCCCCCTTGCGGGAAGCGCACGAGGCGCTGCACGCCCGGGCCGAGATCGCCCGCCGCCGCGCCCTCGACAGCCGGTCGCGCTGGGACGAGTCGGTCGCCGAGCACCGGGCGATCCTCGCTGCGCTCGAGGCCCGCGACGCCGCGGGCGCCGGCCGCCTCCTCGCCGACCATGTCGGCCATACCGGCACGGCCCTGCTGGCCGGCCTGACCCGGCCCGACGCCGCCTGA
- a CDS encoding aspartate/glutamate racemase family protein: MRLLLLNPNTSRDVTELMRATGAAVAAPGTEILTMTAPRGVPYIATRAEAQIGGALALEMLAEAPPVDAAILAAFGDPGLFGARELFDYPVIGLAEAAMLSACLLGRRFGLVTFARALVPWYEECVAAHGLQPRCAGVRALEGRFSTLSGVQEEKEAQLIDLAHAAVEEDGADVLIFAGAPLTGLGARVRDRLAVPVVDQVVAAVKLAEAVAAQRPRKATTGTFRRPDPKPSTGLAPALAARLGHEE, from the coding sequence ATGCGCCTGCTGCTCCTCAACCCCAATACCAGCCGCGACGTGACCGAGCTGATGCGCGCCACCGGCGCCGCGGTCGCCGCACCCGGCACCGAGATCCTCACCATGACGGCGCCCCGCGGCGTACCCTACATCGCGACGCGGGCCGAGGCGCAGATCGGCGGCGCCCTCGCCCTCGAGATGCTGGCCGAGGCGCCGCCGGTCGATGCCGCGATCCTCGCGGCCTTCGGCGATCCGGGCCTCTTCGGCGCCCGCGAATTGTTCGACTATCCGGTGATCGGCCTTGCGGAAGCCGCGATGCTCTCCGCCTGCCTGCTCGGCCGGCGCTTCGGCCTCGTCACCTTCGCCCGCGCCCTGGTGCCCTGGTACGAGGAATGCGTCGCCGCCCACGGCCTCCAGCCGCGTTGCGCCGGGGTGCGGGCGCTGGAGGGTCGCTTCTCCACCCTGTCCGGCGTCCAGGAGGAGAAGGAGGCCCAGCTGATCGACCTCGCCCATGCGGCGGTCGAGGAGGACGGCGCCGACGTGCTGATCTTCGCCGGCGCCCCCCTGACGGGCCTCGGCGCCCGGGTGCGCGACCGCTTAGCCGTGCCGGTGGTCGATCAGGTGGTGGCGGCGGTCAAGCTCGCCGAGGCCGTGGCGGCGCAGCGCCCCCGCAAGGCGACGACCGGGACCTTCCGGAGGCCGGACCCGAAGCCGAGCACCGGGCTGGCGCCGGCGCTGGCGGCGCGGCTCGGGCATGAGGAGTAG
- a CDS encoding carbonic anhydrase — protein MADATPFPPSLTEGYRAFLDDRFVREQDRYASLAEGQNPEILIISCCDSRVSPEVIFDARPGELFVVRNVANLVPPFETGGEYHGTSAALEFAVQALKVKHIVVLGHARCGGVRAFADDAAPLSPGDFIGRWVSLIRPAAEALGDEPRGPDYLEQLEYATVTNSLRNLMTFPCVRILVERGKLQLHGAHFGIATGQLRIRDPETGEFRLAEPDRAAGATKLIRCQDEAGSGG, from the coding sequence ATGGCCGACGCGACCCCCTTTCCCCCGTCGCTGACGGAAGGCTACCGCGCCTTCCTCGACGACCGGTTCGTGCGCGAGCAGGACCGCTATGCCAGCCTCGCCGAGGGGCAGAATCCCGAGATCCTGATCATCAGCTGCTGCGACAGCCGGGTCTCGCCGGAGGTGATCTTCGACGCGCGGCCGGGCGAATTGTTCGTGGTGCGCAACGTCGCCAACCTGGTCCCGCCCTTCGAGACCGGCGGCGAGTATCACGGCACCTCGGCGGCGCTCGAATTCGCCGTGCAGGCGCTCAAGGTGAAGCACATCGTGGTGCTGGGCCATGCCCGCTGCGGCGGCGTGCGCGCCTTCGCGGACGATGCGGCGCCGCTCTCGCCGGGCGACTTCATCGGCCGCTGGGTCTCGCTGATCCGCCCGGCGGCGGAAGCGCTCGGCGACGAGCCGCGCGGGCCCGACTACCTGGAGCAGCTCGAATACGCCACGGTGACGAACAGCCTGCGCAACCTGATGACGTTCCCCTGCGTGCGCATCCTGGTGGAGCGCGGCAAGCTCCAGCTCCACGGCGCGCATTTCGGCATCGCCACCGGGCAATTGCGGATCCGCGACCCCGAGACGGGCGAGTTCCGCCTGGCCGAGCCCGACCGGGCGGCCGGCGCGACGAAGCTGATCCGCTGCCAGGACGAGGCGGGCAGCGGGGGTTGA
- a CDS encoding NUDIX hydrolase: protein MTEAPTDLATRDIARALVLDPKGRLLLIAYEASRDVDPSRPGDRTFWFMPGGGIEPGETPEEACRRELEEEIGVRDAPLGPQVARCDGPFTLFNKPRFARERYFVVRLPDDRVDTSRLAETEDNPVYGTRWWPLDELATTHERVEPQGLVDVAKRLVAGETPEAVTLSWGPGAA, encoded by the coding sequence ATGACCGAAGCTCCCACTGATCTTGCGACCCGCGACATCGCCCGCGCCCTGGTGCTCGACCCGAAGGGCCGGCTCCTGCTGATCGCCTACGAGGCCTCGCGCGACGTCGATCCGAGCCGGCCGGGGGATCGGACCTTCTGGTTCATGCCCGGCGGCGGCATCGAGCCCGGCGAGACGCCCGAGGAAGCCTGCCGGCGCGAACTGGAGGAGGAGATCGGCGTCAGGGATGCGCCGCTCGGGCCCCAGGTCGCCCGCTGCGACGGGCCGTTCACGCTGTTCAACAAGCCGCGCTTCGCCCGCGAGCGCTACTTCGTGGTGCGGCTGCCCGACGATCGGGTGGACACCAGCCGCCTCGCCGAGACCGAGGACAACCCGGTCTACGGCACCCGCTGGTGGCCGCTCGACGAACTCGCCACGACCCATGAGCGGGTCGAGCCGCAAGGTCTCGTCGATGTGGCGAAGCGCCTCGTCGCCGGCGAGACGCCGGAGGCGGTGACGTTGTCCTGGGGCCCGGGCGCGGCTTAA